The DNA sequence ATCGTCCTGGCCCTGGCCGTGCTCATGGTGAACGAGGGGCTGGTGCAGCGCTTCGGCCGGGAGCGGCGGCGATGAGACTCGAGGTCTCGCTGCACCGGCACCTGCCCGGCTTCCGGTTCGACGCCGAGTTCGTCGCCGAGGGATCACGCGTGGGGATCTTCGGCCCCTCGGGCAGCGGGAAGTCCACGCTGGTCAGCATGCTCGCCGGCCTCGTCCCCCCCGATCGAGGTCACGTCCGACTCGACGGCGACACCCTCTTCGACGCGGGTCGCGGGATCGACCTGCCACCGGAACGGCGCCGGATCGGCGTGGTCTTCCAGCGCGCGCACCTCTTCCCGCACATGAACGTGCGCCGCAACCTGTTCTACGGACACGCGCGGGTGCCGGCCGCAGAGCGCAGGATCGACCCCGCCACCCTGATCGAGGTCCTCGGTCTCGGTGGTCTGCTAGAGCGGGGCGTGTCGCGACTGTCGGGCGGCGAGCGTCAGCGGGTGGCCATCGGACGCGCAGTGCTGTCGAACCCGCGACTCATCCTGCTCGACGAGCCCCTGACCGGCCTCGACGACCACCTGAAGTACCAGATCGTTCCGCACCTGAGAGAGGTGTTCGACCGCTTCGACGTTCCCCTGATGTTCATCAGCCACTCACTCGAGGAGATGCAGATGCTCACCGAGCGGGTGCTGGAGTTCGACGAAGGACGGCTCTGTGCGCAGACGACGACGGCCGACCTTGCTCGGCGCCGCATGGGAACCGGCCAGAACGGCTACGTGAAC is a window from the Candidatus Krumholzibacteriia bacterium genome containing:
- the modC gene encoding molybdenum ABC transporter ATP-binding protein: MRLEVSLHRHLPGFRFDAEFVAEGSRVGIFGPSGSGKSTLVSMLAGLVPPDRGHVRLDGDTLFDAGRGIDLPPERRRIGVVFQRAHLFPHMNVRRNLFYGHARVPAAERRIDPATLIEVLGLGGLLERGVSRLSGGERQRVAIGRAVLSNPRLILLDEPLTGLDDHLKYQIVPHLREVFDRFDVPLMFISHSLEEMQMLTERVLEFDEGRLCAQTTTADLARRRMGTGQNGYVNLLSADRVGEHDGLTIYRWGHQEIRVTDGAASPTSTFELESKDITLFERRPEATSARNTLQCHVRELFGAGNRVGVDLACGNERLVVQITRDSARELRLAPDRPIVAVFKASALRRLW